TGAGATGAAGTGCGCCCGCTGCCATGATTCGCCGGCGAATGTGACGAAACAACAGGAGCTTTTTGAGCTGGCGGCGATGATGGGCAGGAAGCCGATCAAGCTGCCTGAAACGAGCAGTGTGCCGCTGGATCGCATTCATCAGAGTGGGCGTGAGCCGTTGATCAAGGTGACGTTGAAGCCGGGCAGCACGGTGGTGCCCAAGTGGCCGCTCGGGCAGTTTAGTTCCGAGGGGGTGGCGGCTGCACTGGCGTTAAAGGCCGACGATTCGCGGGACCGGCTGGCGGCGCTGATCACGGCGCCACAGAATGCCCGCTTTGCGCAGGTGATGGTGAACCGTTTCTGGCAGCAGTTGATGGGACGTGGTGTGGTGGAACCGGTGGAGGATTGGGAAAAGGGGCGGCCTTCCCATCCGCAGCTTCTTGAGTGGCTGGGTCGTGAGTTTGTGCGCTCGGGGTATAACATCAAAGCAATTCAGCGGCTGATTTTGAATTCGCATGCCTATCAGCGTCAGGTGGATGAAACGTTGTCGGCTCAGGAGCCGCTGTTTGTTTCGCCCGCGCCGCGGCGGCTTGCGGCAGAGCAGATTGTGGATTCGCTTTTTGCCGCGACGGGAAAGCCTTTTGATGTGGAGGAAATGAGCCTGGACATTGATGGGGATCGAACGGCGAACATTTCGCTAACGCTTGGCAGCCCACGGCGTGCATGGATGCTGGCGTCGACTTCGAATGAGCGTGATCGTCCAAGTTTGATGTTGCCTCGCATTCAGGCGGTGGCGGATGTGTTGGAGATTTTTGGCTGGCGCGGGGCACGGGTGGATCCGGTGAGCAAGCGTGAGACGTCACCAAATGTGCTGCAACCGGCGATCATTTCCAACGGCACGGTGGGTGGGTGGCTTACCCGGCTGAGTGATGATCATGGGTTGACGGAACTGGCCTTGGAGGAGCAGAAGGTGGAGGTGCTGGTGGAGCGGCTTTTCCTGCGTTTGCTTACCCGCAAACCGACGGCGGACGAGCTGGAGATTTACGTGTCGCTGTTATCTCATGGATATAACGAGAGGATGGTTACGATGGAGAAACTTCCTGTCGTGAAAGCTCAGCCGCGAGTGCGGGAAAGGTATGTTAGTTGGTCCAATCATGTGGATGCGGAGGCGAATGTTTTGCGGGAGAAACACTCGGCACAGGCGAGGAAGGGTGACACCCCGACGAACCGGCTGGAGGCTGACTGGCGCAGTCGGATGGAAGATGTGGTTTGGGCACTGATCAATGTGCCGAGCTGGATTTCGGCTCCCTGATTTGACCGATAGAATTTGCTGAATACGATTATGAAAACGAATGCATCTCTAACTATAAGTCGCCGTCATTTCATGCAGCGGGCAGCTACTTTGGCAGCGACTCCATGGCTTGGTCAATGGGGCGGGGCGACAGAGTCAACGTCATTGCCAATGGGCAATGCTGAGCATTGCATCTTCGTCTGGTTGGGCGGCGGAATGTCGCAGATCGATACTTTTGACCCCAAACGTCGCGGCAATGCCAAGGCGTCGCCGAAGGTGGCCGGTTCAGACTACGCGGCGATCGACACGGCGGTTCCGGGGGTGCAATTTACTGAGCACCTGCCGGGGATGGCGCGGCTTGCGGAACGGATGACGGTGGTGCGCACGGTCAATCATCATGTGGTAGATGAGCATGCTTTTGCGACCAATCTGGTTCACACCGGGCGGATGATCAGCGGCACGGTGATTTACCCTTCGATCGGTTCCATCGTGGCCCAGCAGCGGGGTGCGGTCAGTGCGGATGTGCCGGCCTACATGCTCATGGGATTTCCGAACGTGAGTCGCGGACCTGGTTTTTTGGGGGCGAGACATGGGTATGTGTATCTGCTGGATACGGAGTCAGGACCGGCGGGGTTTTCCCGTCCGGAATGGGTGAACATGGACCGGGCGGACCGGCGGCAGGCTTTGTTGAAACCTTTGTTGGAACGGGCTCCGGCGGGCACGATGAGCGGAGAGTATGAGGTGGCTCAACGCGAGGCGCTGCGGCTTGCGGGGCCGGATTTCATGCGGCACTTCAAGCTGGGTGAGGAGCCGGATGTTTTGCGACAGAAGTATGGAGGTGAGTTTGGACAGCGCTGTCTGCTGGCGCGGCGGCTGGTGCAGGCGGGGGTGCGTTTTGTTGAGGTGTCGCACAACCTGAATTTCATCAATGGCACGGGCTGGGACACCCACAATGAGGGGCAGGTCAATCAGCACACGTTGGTCAAGGAACTGGACACGGCGATGTCGGCATTGATCGTTGATCTGGAAGAGAAAAAATTGCTCGACAAGACATTGGTGGTGATCGCCACGGAATTTGGCCGTCCAGCGGAGTTTGATGGTCGGGGTGGACGCGGGCACCAGGGGGCGGCGTTCAGCATGGTGCTGGCGGGTGGCGGATTAAAACATCGGGGGGTGTTTGGGGTGACGGATGAGCTGTCGAAAAAGATTGTGGAGAGTCCGGTGTCGATTCCAGATTTTCATGCGACGATTCATGCCGCGCTGGGGATTGATCCGCACCGGTCATTGATGGATGGCACCCGCCCGATTCCGATCACGGATGAAGGTAAACCTATTGCAGCGTTGTTTGGTTGAGGTGTAGGCTGGTGGGCATGGTCGAGGGCATCTGCATGAATGTGATGGGCAAGGCGGGTATCCGCTGGTCAATCATGCTGGCCATGGGCTTGGGTGGCGTGACAGGTGTTGCTGCTGAAGTTCCGGTGTTGAGAACGGCTTTGGAAGTGCGTTCGTTGCCTGTTGAGGAGGCGGAGAAGGGGCTTCCGGTGGAAATACGTGGCACGGTGATTTTTGTTGATCTGAAGATCGGTTCCGCACTGATCCAGGATGACACGGCCGGGACCTATTTTCGTGGCCATGGTCTTTCCGGACTGCGTCTGGGTGACGAGGTGGAGGTGAAGGGTATCACTTTTCCTGGTTTGTATCTGACGGGGATTGAAAAGGCGAGTTATAAGAAGCTGGGGCAGCGGCAAATGCCGGAGGCATCAACGGCCACTTACGGAGATTTGCTTTCCGGTCGGTTTCATTACCAGCTTGTCGCTGTGGAGGGAGTTGTTCATGCGGCGGGGGAGGCAGGGGATGGAAATCACGCCACGCTTCTGGTGGCGATGAATCAGGACTTGCTGGAAGTGCAGGTGTTTGCACTGCCGGAGCAGATGGATTCGCTGGTGGACAGTTATGTGCGCATTGAAGGACTGGCGGCCGGTGCCATCAACCATCGGCGACAATTGGTGCAGCCGGTTTTATGGATGCAGGATTGGGATCATTTGAAGATCGTGAAGACGGCACCGGCCATGGATGAGGTTCCGGCGATTTCGGGCAGCAAACTTCTGGCTTTTAAAGTGGTGGGTCAAGGGGGACATCGGGTGCGCGTGACAGGGACGGTGGTTGCGGCTTTTCCTGATGGCGACGTGTATATTCGCGATGAGGATACGGCAATCCGATTGCGGCTTCAGGAGCCGGATGGGTTGCGGGTGGGAACGCGGATTG
This is a stretch of genomic DNA from Phragmitibacter flavus. It encodes these proteins:
- a CDS encoding DUF1501 domain-containing protein, which encodes MQRAATLAATPWLGQWGGATESTSLPMGNAEHCIFVWLGGGMSQIDTFDPKRRGNAKASPKVAGSDYAAIDTAVPGVQFTEHLPGMARLAERMTVVRTVNHHVVDEHAFATNLVHTGRMISGTVIYPSIGSIVAQQRGAVSADVPAYMLMGFPNVSRGPGFLGARHGYVYLLDTESGPAGFSRPEWVNMDRADRRQALLKPLLERAPAGTMSGEYEVAQREALRLAGPDFMRHFKLGEEPDVLRQKYGGEFGQRCLLARRLVQAGVRFVEVSHNLNFINGTGWDTHNEGQVNQHTLVKELDTAMSALIVDLEEKKLLDKTLVVIATEFGRPAEFDGRGGRGHQGAAFSMVLAGGGLKHRGVFGVTDELSKKIVESPVSIPDFHATIHAALGIDPHRSLMDGTRPIPITDEGKPIAALFG